From one Mucilaginibacter inviolabilis genomic stretch:
- the zwf gene encoding glucose-6-phosphate dehydrogenase yields MSTQTKSDPTIFIIFGGTGDLNSRKIAPALYNLFLDGWLPKQYSIIGTGRTKLTDEQFRENLHNDINQFSRSGKVDEKKWADFVKNIYYQVSDANDFETYKEFGKRIEKHNADWKVKANVIFYLAVAPNFFPIIASNISKAKLADDKKRVRIIIEKPFGHDLETAKELNKLLSGIFDESQIYRIDHYLGKETVQNIMAFRFANSIMEPLWNRNYIEHVQISVTEQLGVEERGDYYDGSGAMRDMIQNHLLQLLCHIAMEPPVSFSADEVRDRKVDVLKAMRKFGPEDVRNSAVRGQYGSGWMKGKEVPGYREEPKVNPESNTETFAAIKFFIDNWRWQGVPFYLRTGKRMHQSSSVITIQFKDVPHLIFPTEAAESWQQNRLIISIQPEMSIRLQVQAKRPGIDMVLNAVDMVFDYKGTYTNQAPEAYETLILDTMLGDQTLFMRGDQVEAAWELVMPILSTWQNKKSLNFPNYSADSWGPEAAEALIARDGFTWFTLPVNGKKS; encoded by the coding sequence ATGAGCACACAAACTAAATCAGATCCTACTATATTCATCATTTTTGGTGGCACGGGGGATTTAAATTCACGGAAAATTGCGCCGGCCCTGTATAATCTATTTTTAGATGGATGGCTGCCAAAACAATATTCCATTATAGGAACCGGTCGTACCAAACTGACTGACGAGCAATTCCGCGAGAACTTGCATAACGATATCAATCAGTTTTCGCGCAGCGGTAAAGTTGACGAGAAAAAATGGGCCGACTTTGTAAAAAACATCTATTACCAGGTATCAGATGCCAACGATTTTGAAACTTATAAAGAGTTTGGCAAGCGTATCGAAAAACATAACGCAGATTGGAAAGTTAAAGCCAACGTTATATTTTACCTGGCTGTAGCACCAAACTTCTTCCCGATCATCGCCTCGAACATATCAAAAGCCAAACTGGCCGACGATAAGAAACGCGTACGTATCATCATCGAGAAACCATTTGGTCACGATCTGGAAACCGCCAAAGAGCTAAACAAGCTATTGTCTGGTATTTTTGACGAGTCACAGATCTATCGTATTGATCATTACCTGGGTAAAGAAACCGTTCAGAATATTATGGCTTTCCGCTTTGCCAACTCCATTATGGAGCCACTCTGGAACCGTAATTATATTGAGCACGTACAGATCTCGGTTACCGAGCAACTGGGTGTGGAAGAACGGGGCGACTATTACGACGGATCTGGCGCTATGCGCGACATGATCCAGAATCACTTATTGCAGCTGCTTTGCCACATAGCCATGGAACCACCGGTAAGCTTTAGCGCCGACGAAGTGCGCGACCGCAAGGTTGACGTATTGAAAGCCATGCGCAAATTTGGTCCGGAAGATGTACGTAATTCGGCCGTTAGGGGTCAGTACGGCAGCGGCTGGATGAAAGGTAAAGAAGTACCGGGCTATCGCGAAGAGCCAAAAGTTAATCCGGAATCAAACACCGAAACTTTTGCCGCTATCAAATTCTTTATTGATAACTGGCGCTGGCAAGGTGTGCCGTTTTACCTGCGTACAGGTAAACGTATGCACCAGTCGTCATCGGTTATTACCATTCAGTTTAAGGATGTTCCTCACCTGATATTCCCTACCGAAGCCGCCGAAAGCTGGCAGCAAAACAGGCTCATCATCAGCATACAGCCCGAAATGAGCATTCGTTTGCAGGTACAGGCCAAGCGCCCGGGTATTGACATGGTGCTGAACGCCGTGGATATGGTGTTTGATTACAAAGGCACCTATACCAACCAGGCACCAGAAGCTTATGAAACGCTGATACTGGATACCATGCTGGGCGATCAAACCCTGTTTATGCGTGGCGACCAGGTAGAGGCCGCATGGGAACTGGTAATGCCGATCCTGAGCACCTGGCAAAATAAAAAGAGCCTGAATTTCCCTAACTATTCTGCTGATTCATGGGGACCGGAAGCCGCCGAAGCACTCATTGCCCGCGACGGATTTACCTGGTTCACCCTGCCGGTAAATGGGAAAAAAAGTTAA
- the pgl gene encoding 6-phosphogluconolactonase — MKLNVFNTADEVLTGLADYFIKIGNESITERGKFTVALSGGSSPKKLYELLASTSYADQLDWEKVFFFFGDERNVPQDHKDSNYLMAKKALFEPLLISPANVFAVDTTFEPAEAAAKYWNLISTFFDEDEPSFDLVLLGLGDNSHTASLFPHTPVLHDTKPGVKEVWLEDQQVWRITLNAPLINEGRYIAFLVYGEGKAIAVHHVLEDDEDIEEYPAQLIDSIAGETLWFLDEAAAADLEEQE, encoded by the coding sequence ATGAAATTAAATGTTTTTAATACTGCTGATGAGGTACTAACCGGGTTGGCAGATTATTTTATTAAGATAGGTAACGAGTCCATCACCGAAAGAGGTAAGTTTACCGTGGCTTTATCTGGCGGGAGCTCGCCAAAAAAACTGTATGAGCTGCTGGCTTCTACCTCCTATGCCGACCAGCTGGACTGGGAAAAAGTATTTTTCTTTTTTGGCGATGAGCGTAATGTACCGCAGGATCATAAAGACAGCAATTACCTGATGGCTAAAAAGGCACTGTTTGAGCCTTTACTGATTAGTCCGGCGAATGTATTTGCTGTTGATACCACCTTTGAACCGGCTGAAGCCGCCGCCAAATACTGGAACCTGATCAGCACGTTCTTTGATGAGGATGAACCAAGCTTTGACCTGGTATTGTTAGGTTTAGGAGATAACTCGCACACTGCTTCCCTATTTCCACATACACCGGTATTACATGATACCAAACCAGGCGTAAAAGAAGTTTGGCTGGAAGATCAGCAGGTATGGCGCATTACGCTGAATGCCCCGCTCATCAACGAAGGGCGTTATATCGCGTTCCTGGTTTATGGCGAAGGTAAAGCTATCGCGGTACACCATGTACTGGAAGATGACGAGGATATTGAAGAATATCCAGCGCAGCTGATCGATTCTATCGCCGGTGAAACCCTATGGTTCCTAGACGAAGCCGCTGCCGCTGATCTGGAAGAGCAGGAATAA
- a CDS encoding helix-turn-helix domain-containing protein, producing MATETLEDFYLNKFDWLPNNLQQNIGHFNVFRIEDCIGPNAKPVTYSRRSFYKVSLMRGDNIIHYADKSITLSGTSLMFFSPHVPYTFEHMSDDRTGFFCIFTEAFFTERFRGGLSELPMFALGAKPVYNLNDDQDRYVTGLFTKMLDEIGSDYDFKYDLIRNYVTEMAYYALKTQPSENVYKHADAKSRITSIFTELLERQFPIENPAQRFSLRSANDFAQRLSVHVNHLNRAIRETTGRTTTDHIADRLLSEAKSLLKHTDWNISEIGYCLGFEEPTHFNNFFKKQTQLTPSSFRNI from the coding sequence ATGGCAACAGAAACACTCGAAGATTTTTACCTCAATAAATTTGACTGGCTGCCCAATAACCTGCAGCAAAACATCGGTCACTTTAACGTTTTCAGGATTGAGGACTGTATTGGCCCTAATGCCAAGCCGGTTACCTATAGCCGCAGGAGCTTTTATAAGGTGAGCCTGATGCGCGGCGATAATATTATTCACTATGCCGATAAAAGCATTACGCTGTCTGGTACTTCGCTGATGTTTTTTAGTCCGCATGTGCCTTATACCTTTGAACATATGTCTGATGACCGTACAGGGTTCTTCTGCATCTTCACCGAAGCTTTCTTTACCGAGCGTTTCCGGGGTGGTTTAAGCGAACTGCCGATGTTTGCCCTGGGCGCCAAGCCGGTATATAATTTAAATGATGATCAGGACCGTTATGTGACCGGATTGTTTACCAAGATGCTGGATGAAATAGGTTCCGATTACGATTTTAAATATGATCTGATCCGCAATTATGTGACAGAAATGGCTTACTATGCCCTTAAAACACAGCCGTCAGAAAATGTGTATAAGCACGCGGATGCCAAAAGCCGCATCACCTCGATATTTACAGAGCTGCTGGAACGTCAGTTCCCGATAGAGAACCCTGCGCAGCGGTTTTCCCTGCGTTCGGCTAATGATTTTGCTCAGCGTTTGTCGGTACACGTTAATCACCTCAATCGTGCCATCCGCGAAACCACCGGCAGAACCACAACCGATCACATAGCCGATCGTTTGCTGAGCGAAGCCAAATCGCTCCTCAAGCACACCGATTGGAATATATCAGAAATAGGTTACTGTCTGGGCTTTGAAGAGCCTACACATTTCAATAACTTTTTCAAGAAACAAACGCAGCTTACGCCATCGTCATTCAGGAATATTTAA
- a CDS encoding SDR family NAD(P)-dependent oxidoreductase: MDNNKKVWFITGASKGFGLSLVKQLLDAGQLVAATSRNQEELIKAVNTPNNNNFLPLQVNLVNEASVSLALQHTYETFGQIDVVINNAGYGMGGAIEELTDKEARQAFDVNVFATLNVIRFAMPYLRKQRSGHIINISSIAGIAPGTGWAIYGAAKYAVIGLSEVLAADVKALGIKVTVVAPGAFRTSFLTPDSLSMTENPIADYADVRETHAKYLKMDGEQAGDPEKAAASIIKVVGLENPPLHLLLGGDAYNRALTKLDSMYKEIHEWEELTCSTDLEHDLKVN; the protein is encoded by the coding sequence ATGGACAACAACAAAAAAGTATGGTTTATTACTGGTGCTTCCAAAGGATTTGGACTCAGCTTAGTAAAACAATTATTGGATGCTGGTCAGCTTGTTGCCGCCACCTCCAGAAATCAAGAGGAGTTAATAAAAGCAGTTAACACCCCAAACAATAATAACTTTTTACCGCTACAGGTTAACCTGGTGAACGAAGCCAGTGTATCCCTGGCCCTGCAGCATACTTATGAAACTTTCGGCCAGATAGATGTAGTGATCAACAATGCCGGTTATGGCATGGGTGGCGCTATTGAAGAACTGACCGATAAAGAAGCCCGCCAGGCATTTGATGTAAATGTATTTGCTACCCTCAACGTCATCAGGTTTGCGATGCCTTATTTACGCAAACAGCGTTCGGGTCATATTATCAATATCTCGTCAATAGCCGGTATTGCCCCGGGAACCGGCTGGGCTATTTATGGTGCTGCTAAATACGCGGTTATCGGTCTGTCGGAAGTGTTGGCCGCAGATGTAAAAGCCTTGGGTATAAAAGTTACAGTAGTTGCGCCAGGCGCTTTCAGGACTAGCTTCCTGACCCCTGATTCACTAAGCATGACCGAAAATCCGATAGCTGATTATGCGGATGTACGGGAAACTCATGCCAAGTACCTGAAAATGGATGGCGAGCAGGCAGGTGATCCGGAAAAAGCTGCCGCATCCATCATCAAAGTTGTTGGTTTGGAGAATCCCCCATTGCATTTACTGTTAGGCGGCGATGCCTACAACCGGGCCTTAACCAAATTGGATTCGATGTACAAAGAGATCCACGAGTGGGAAGAGCTTACCTGTTCAACTGACCTTGAACACGATTTGAAGGTTAATTAA
- a CDS encoding SDR family oxidoreductase, which translates to MSNKKVWFVTGASKGLGLSLVKKLLKEGYQVAATSRSLSDLNKAVGTHSDQFLPLAVNIKNEESVQEAIELTVSTFGKIDVVVNNAGYGLVGGLEELTDQEARDNFDVNVFGSLNVIRKALPYLRKQQSGHILNISSIGGFTGSFPGFGIYCATKFAVNGFSESLAEEVKPFGIKVTIVQPGYFRTNFLSEGSLVAPKHQIDAYQNVRASQDLHQNELNQQQAGDPDKAADAMIEIVNAENPPVNLFLGEDAYNAANNKIASVQGDLEAWKDLTTSTAIV; encoded by the coding sequence ATGAGCAATAAAAAAGTTTGGTTTGTAACCGGCGCCTCTAAAGGCCTGGGACTCTCCTTAGTGAAAAAATTATTAAAAGAAGGCTATCAGGTAGCCGCTACCTCCAGAAGCCTGAGCGACCTGAATAAAGCCGTTGGTACTCATAGCGATCAGTTTTTGCCGCTGGCCGTAAATATCAAAAATGAAGAAAGTGTACAGGAAGCCATTGAACTGACCGTAAGCACTTTTGGTAAAATTGATGTGGTGGTTAACAACGCTGGTTATGGCCTGGTTGGCGGTCTGGAGGAATTAACAGATCAGGAAGCCCGTGACAATTTTGATGTCAACGTATTCGGCTCCCTAAATGTTATTCGTAAGGCATTGCCATATCTGCGCAAACAGCAGTCGGGTCATATCCTTAATATATCATCAATAGGTGGCTTTACCGGCAGCTTTCCGGGTTTCGGCATCTATTGTGCTACCAAGTTTGCCGTAAATGGTTTTTCTGAGTCATTAGCCGAAGAAGTGAAGCCGTTTGGTATTAAAGTAACTATAGTACAACCTGGCTATTTCCGCACCAACTTCCTGTCAGAAGGTTCGTTGGTAGCACCTAAACACCAGATAGATGCTTATCAAAATGTGCGCGCTTCGCAAGATCTGCACCAGAACGAACTGAATCAGCAGCAAGCCGGAGATCCGGATAAGGCAGCGGATGCTATGATTGAAATTGTAAATGCCGAAAACCCACCGGTTAATTTGTTTTTGGGCGAGGATGCTTACAATGCAGCAAATAATAAGATAGCTTCTGTTCAGGGCGATTTGGAAGCCTGGAAAGATTTAACAACCTCAACAGCAATAGTATAA
- a CDS encoding Atu4866 domain-containing protein — protein sequence MEKDQHIGVWVTSDGYIRHELLPNGRYVEARGNRKMAYTGFYSIRGKHIEYLDDTGFTADGDFDGNVFYHAGMVLYKESA from the coding sequence ATGGAAAAGGATCAACATATAGGCGTTTGGGTAACAAGTGATGGTTACATACGCCACGAGTTATTACCAAACGGCCGTTATGTTGAGGCCCGCGGTAACCGGAAGATGGCCTACACCGGCTTTTACAGCATCAGAGGTAAGCATATCGAATACCTGGACGACACGGGTTTTACCGCTGATGGTGATTTTGATGGTAACGTGTTTTACCATGCGGGCATGGTATTGTATAAAGAATCGGCATAA
- a CDS encoding NADP-dependent glyceraldehyde-3-phosphate dehydrogenase — MSFQDQISSIFVEESQIPAEFQIAEVHQREYLCDGEMKPWNGPVTEVYSPVCFPGPDGFKRKLIGTYPICTETEANDALEAAIAAYDHGRGEWPTMSIDGRIKCMERFIYKMIEQRTLVVKLLMWEIGKSYGDSAKEFDRTIEYINATIDALKALDRKSSRFEMAEGLIAQIRRSPLGVVLCMGPFNYPLNETFTTLIPALIMGNTILFKPPKHGTLLHYPLLRAFQESFPKGVVNTVYGRGAVVTPGLMQTGKVNVLAFIGSSKVANDLKKRHPKINRLRAVLSLDAKNAAIVTKNADLQLAVSECVLGALSFNGQRCTAIKVIFVHKDIADEFLKLLREAVSKLKFGLPWDKDVKLTPMPEPNKAESLTEMVDDAIAHGAKIINENGGESVASFYYPAIVYPVNEKMKLYREEQFGPIIPVIPFESIEEPIEYQIDSPHGMQVSIFSNDAQEISSLIDPFVNLVSRVNINSQCQRGPDVFPFTGRKDSAEGTLSVFDALRAFSIRSLVATKLNETNKQIINEIVNGSDSNFLSTKFIL, encoded by the coding sequence ATGAGTTTTCAAGATCAGATCAGTTCGATATTTGTGGAGGAAAGCCAGATACCGGCCGAATTCCAAATAGCAGAAGTGCATCAGCGTGAATACCTGTGTGATGGCGAGATGAAGCCCTGGAACGGGCCTGTGACCGAGGTGTATTCGCCTGTTTGTTTCCCCGGCCCGGATGGGTTTAAACGCAAGCTGATAGGTACTTATCCTATCTGCACCGAAACAGAAGCCAATGACGCTTTAGAGGCAGCCATTGCTGCCTATGACCACGGTCGTGGTGAATGGCCTACCATGAGCATTGATGGTCGCATCAAGTGTATGGAACGGTTCATTTATAAAATGATCGAACAACGCACGTTGGTAGTAAAGCTCCTGATGTGGGAGATTGGCAAATCATACGGCGACTCGGCAAAAGAGTTTGACCGTACCATCGAATACATCAACGCTACTATTGATGCCCTAAAGGCGCTCGACCGTAAATCATCCCGCTTTGAAATGGCCGAAGGACTGATCGCCCAGATCCGCCGTTCGCCGCTTGGTGTGGTGCTGTGTATGGGGCCGTTCAACTATCCGCTTAACGAAACTTTTACCACCCTGATCCCCGCCCTTATCATGGGCAATACCATTTTATTTAAACCACCAAAACATGGTACGCTACTGCATTACCCGTTGTTAAGGGCTTTTCAGGAATCGTTCCCTAAAGGTGTGGTGAATACAGTTTATGGTCGAGGGGCCGTGGTTACTCCGGGACTAATGCAAACCGGCAAAGTGAATGTGCTGGCCTTTATTGGCTCCAGCAAAGTGGCTAATGATTTGAAAAAACGTCACCCTAAAATAAACCGTTTACGTGCGGTGTTGAGTCTGGATGCCAAGAATGCTGCTATCGTAACCAAAAATGCCGATCTGCAGCTGGCCGTGAGCGAATGTGTTTTAGGTGCTTTATCATTTAACGGGCAACGTTGTACAGCCATCAAAGTAATATTTGTACATAAAGATATAGCCGATGAGTTTTTAAAACTACTGAGAGAAGCCGTATCCAAACTGAAATTTGGCCTGCCATGGGATAAAGATGTAAAACTAACCCCGATGCCGGAGCCGAATAAAGCCGAATCATTAACAGAAATGGTTGACGATGCCATAGCTCATGGTGCAAAAATTATCAATGAAAATGGCGGCGAAAGCGTAGCCTCGTTCTATTACCCGGCTATAGTTTACCCGGTGAACGAAAAAATGAAGTTGTACCGCGAAGAGCAGTTTGGCCCTATTATCCCGGTAATTCCGTTTGAATCGATAGAAGAACCTATCGAATACCAGATAGATTCGCCGCATGGTATGCAGGTGAGTATATTTAGTAACGATGCCCAGGAGATATCATCGTTGATTGATCCGTTTGTGAACCTGGTAAGCCGTGTAAATATCAACAGCCAGTGTCAACGCGGGCCGGATGTATTTCCGTTTACCGGTCGTAAGGATAGTGCCGAAGGTACGCTTTCGGTATTTGATGCTCTGCGGGCGTTTTCTATACGCTCTTTAGTAGCCACCAAACTAAATGAAACCAATAAACAAATTATCAACGAAATTGTGAACGGCAGCGACTCCAATTTCCTGAGTACGAAGTTTATATTGTAG
- a CDS encoding DUF2306 domain-containing protein — protein sequence MSITARLLRYFAFFWIAILSMGTFVQYLNFKQNTVFLGFKQAAIKTGWYMPAFYCHIFGSSIILLAGFFQFSKKVYSNRPLHKVLGKLYVFGVLFFAAPGAYVMTLFINRGKGVFASFLIQNTLWVAFTLSAFLLIKNGKIDEHVKMMRRSYALAFAAVTLRFYIWLFTVLGNGVNFENNYVIIAFLSWVPNLLLIELINRYAKSPYQII from the coding sequence ATGAGTATTACAGCACGTTTATTAAGGTATTTCGCCTTCTTTTGGATTGCGATATTGAGCATGGGTACCTTTGTTCAATATCTGAACTTTAAGCAGAATACCGTTTTCCTGGGCTTTAAGCAGGCTGCTATCAAAACGGGCTGGTATATGCCGGCCTTTTACTGTCATATTTTTGGCAGCAGTATTATTTTGCTGGCCGGCTTTTTCCAGTTTTCAAAAAAGGTATACAGTAATCGTCCGCTGCATAAGGTACTGGGTAAACTATATGTTTTCGGCGTTTTGTTTTTTGCAGCGCCGGGTGCGTATGTCATGACGCTGTTCATTAACCGGGGCAAAGGCGTGTTTGCTTCCTTTTTAATACAAAATACCTTGTGGGTGGCTTTTACCTTATCTGCCTTTCTGCTGATAAAGAATGGCAAAATAGATGAGCATGTTAAAATGATGCGCCGCAGTTACGCGCTGGCCTTTGCCGCAGTTACACTGCGCTTTTATATATGGCTGTTTACCGTTTTAGGCAATGGCGTAAATTTCGAGAACAATTACGTCATCATTGCTTTTTTAAGCTGGGTGCCTAATTTATTGCTGATAGAGTTAATTAACAGGTATGCTAAGTCTCCTTATCAAATAATATAA
- a CDS encoding WG repeat-containing protein: MKTKPIIIVIVAAVILACGFLFIRSKYLSKPEKGEITQFLTAFNTQIQAGNIDSASLYFEADQKSRLVKTLLKVLTNKTNTGGKEKPIFKVNLNTEDASVKFINPELATANVVANFTHDALPAEKASIVFTIHKTGNHQYKISQVNATDFVKGYIAFQNKVINKTIPEKDIYAPITLAAFKAAEQLKTKYDTVIWFEHIDGKTYYYVSKSRLEEGVYWGSDNKEGKMPTHQMGLVNPELKEIIPPQYDVIHNIGGTVDGLIEVEKGTKRGFFDLQGKAIVPADYDQLYPLNDDENLALLKKQDDYFYLKKDLSISEKLVDLKIADLLPKIKAYGSSFNLSDKSSNGIMEFNSRETTTSIIIPPTYLSDWLIVSRFLNFQNPLRKGVKSMNDGEGEGSLSMAVTFDGAKKPSDNWFESAFYSVVDDYLGGRSGLYTTKEMLFVDKKQNRILGFNVNAYMGIEEGGGKLSGLCNENTLRAINDSLFEFKTTSQFYQPLSDTSETLSEGPYYHYLQIKDGKLTALDNKRTFSFTKYVKMDDTYLQGCYVISNGNYEHPQNKTIDHLTPEILQYVKNEIYASYNYKFKNQKWKDAFKYRFFDEGDRKNESVDDSLTVIDKYNISFINSKLNAQKSNTLAAK, translated from the coding sequence ATGAAAACTAAACCTATAATTATAGTAATAGTTGCCGCTGTTATTTTGGCGTGCGGCTTTTTATTTATCCGCAGTAAGTACTTAAGCAAGCCCGAAAAAGGCGAAATAACTCAATTTTTAACCGCCTTTAACACGCAAATACAGGCCGGGAATATTGATTCGGCAAGTTTATATTTTGAGGCCGACCAAAAAAGCCGCCTGGTAAAAACACTATTGAAAGTACTTACCAATAAAACCAATACCGGTGGTAAAGAAAAACCTATTTTTAAGGTAAACCTAAACACCGAGGACGCCTCTGTTAAATTTATAAACCCCGAACTGGCTACCGCCAATGTTGTGGCAAACTTTACTCATGATGCCTTACCGGCCGAAAAAGCAAGCATTGTATTTACTATCCACAAAACTGGCAATCATCAATACAAAATAAGTCAGGTTAATGCAACCGATTTTGTAAAGGGCTATATAGCTTTTCAAAATAAAGTGATCAACAAAACCATACCTGAGAAAGATATTTACGCTCCCATTACTCTGGCCGCCTTTAAGGCAGCCGAACAATTAAAAACTAAATATGATACCGTTATATGGTTCGAACATATTGACGGTAAAACCTATTATTACGTGTCCAAAAGCCGCCTTGAAGAAGGTGTTTACTGGGGAAGCGATAACAAGGAAGGTAAAATGCCCACCCACCAGATGGGACTTGTAAATCCTGAGCTTAAAGAGATCATTCCTCCGCAATATGATGTGATACACAATATCGGCGGAACCGTAGACGGATTGATAGAGGTTGAAAAAGGCACCAAAAGAGGCTTTTTTGACCTGCAGGGCAAGGCAATAGTACCTGCTGATTATGATCAGCTGTATCCCCTGAATGATGATGAAAACCTGGCTTTGCTCAAAAAACAAGATGACTATTTTTACCTGAAAAAAGATCTGAGCATAAGCGAAAAACTGGTCGACCTTAAAATAGCTGACCTTTTACCCAAGATAAAAGCTTATGGATCATCGTTCAACCTGTCTGATAAAAGTTCAAACGGTATCATGGAGTTTAACAGCCGGGAAACAACAACCTCTATCATTATTCCCCCCACTTATCTTTCCGATTGGCTGATCGTTTCCAGGTTCCTCAACTTTCAGAACCCGTTAAGGAAGGGGGTAAAAAGCATGAACGATGGTGAAGGCGAAGGCAGTTTAAGCATGGCTGTTACTTTTGATGGTGCAAAGAAACCAAGCGACAATTGGTTTGAAAGCGCCTTCTATTCTGTTGTTGATGATTACCTGGGTGGACGATCAGGCCTTTATACAACCAAAGAAATGCTCTTTGTCGACAAAAAACAAAACCGCATCCTGGGCTTTAATGTAAATGCTTATATGGGTATCGAAGAAGGTGGCGGCAAACTATCTGGTTTATGCAATGAAAACACACTAAGGGCAATTAATGATTCGTTGTTTGAATTTAAAACCACATCACAATTTTATCAGCCTTTGTCAGACACCAGTGAAACTCTAAGCGAAGGGCCATACTATCACTATCTGCAAATAAAAGATGGTAAACTCACGGCTTTGGATAACAAAAGGACTTTTTCCTTTACCAAGTATGTTAAAATGGATGATACTTATCTGCAAGGCTGCTACGTGATTAGCAATGGCAACTATGAGCATCCGCAAAATAAAACCATTGACCATTTAACGCCAGAAATTTTGCAGTACGTCAAGAACGAGATATATGCATCATACAATTATAAATTCAAGAATCAGAAATGGAAAGACGCCTTTAAATACAGGTTTTTTGACGAAGGAGACCGTAAAAACGAAAGCGTTGATGACTCTTTAACCGTAATTGACAAGTATAATATCAGCTTTATCAACAGCAAACTAAATGCGCAAAAGAGTAATACGTTAGCGGCTAAATGA